From one Bacillus sp. FJAT-42376 genomic stretch:
- a CDS encoding O-antigen polymerase — MNILKKKNGKNNLIRAYLIMLLGVLLFAGIFTLSDLPIVTIFLISVISVFFLSIVFFSKNIFNPFNFFFIYTFLGFIDITMVASGVRNGLYDVPNYIYNKSLFIMLIWLVTFTLGYLCVVKITIKVKHFRNLDNEQENDIYPWVIFTLCCVVFSFSFLSTLKNSLKLGGLVEGMSGGGEAFADQGYLLALLGFAGCLPVLALYSGKKIRAVIYALLVFISIVITGRRSMAILTAFLPLCVYWNSKVKKIKLLNIAIIAVPLLIIIMYVGAIRTADNPSFSETYTDNYFVSQLAILARYNGYGDNIPLMISKIDSGALDFQKFEYIYRGVQYYIPRNLWPEKPLVHSAQIVSNSVFFKGDTGRPVNAYGWAYFNFGYVGVILSGFFTGIIVSYFYKIVQKRKSVMLLCMYALLILPVLEIFQPEAQMKILLFTVTLKMLEIISRKNKKSRANFWGDNSERYN; from the coding sequence GTGAACATATTAAAGAAAAAAAACGGAAAAAATAATTTAATTAGGGCTTACTTAATAATGCTATTAGGTGTGCTATTATTCGCTGGTATATTTACCTTAAGTGACTTACCAATTGTAACTATATTTCTTATAAGTGTTATTTCTGTTTTTTTTCTTAGTATAGTTTTTTTTAGCAAAAATATATTTAATCCATTTAATTTTTTCTTTATATATACTTTTTTGGGCTTTATAGATATAACAATGGTTGCAAGTGGCGTTCGTAATGGTTTATATGACGTGCCAAATTACATATATAATAAATCCTTATTTATAATGTTAATATGGTTGGTTACATTTACTTTGGGATATCTTTGTGTAGTTAAAATAACAATTAAAGTTAAACACTTTAGAAATTTAGACAATGAGCAAGAAAATGACATCTATCCATGGGTGATTTTTACACTTTGTTGCGTGGTATTTTCCTTTTCCTTCCTTTCTACGTTGAAGAATTCATTAAAATTGGGTGGATTGGTTGAGGGAATGAGTGGTGGAGGGGAAGCTTTTGCTGATCAGGGGTATTTGCTTGCGTTATTAGGGTTTGCTGGCTGTTTACCTGTTTTAGCTTTATATAGTGGGAAAAAAATTAGAGCGGTCATTTATGCTCTTTTAGTTTTTATAAGTATTGTAATAACGGGTAGAAGAAGTATGGCCATCCTTACAGCATTCTTGCCGCTTTGTGTTTATTGGAATTCCAAAGTAAAGAAAATTAAGTTATTAAACATAGCTATTATAGCAGTCCCTTTATTAATTATCATAATGTATGTAGGTGCAATCAGGACTGCTGATAACCCAAGTTTTTCGGAGACATATACAGATAATTATTTTGTATCACAATTGGCCATATTAGCGAGGTATAACGGATATGGAGATAACATACCTCTAATGATTAGTAAAATTGATAGCGGGGCGCTAGATTTCCAAAAATTCGAATATATTTATCGTGGAGTACAATATTATATACCTCGTAACTTATGGCCAGAGAAACCTCTGGTACACTCAGCTCAAATAGTAAGTAATTCAGTCTTTTTTAAAGGAGACACGGGTAGACCAGTAAATGCATATGGCTGGGCATATTTTAATTTTGGATATGTTGGTGTAATCTTAAGTGGTTTTTTTACAGGCATTATAGTTAGTTATTTCTATAAAATTGTCCAAAAAAGAAAAAGTGTAATGCTTTTATGTATGTACGCTTTATTAATATTACCTGTTTTAGAAATATTTCAACCTGAGGCTCAAATGAAAATTTTATTATTTACAGTTACTCTTAAAATGCTCGAAATAATTAGTAGAAAAAATAAAAAAAGCAGAGCTAATTTTTGGGGGGACAATAGTGAAAGATATAATTAA
- a CDS encoding glycosyltransferase, which translates to MRLLLVVDNHLGRTKDGRIWSKGIYDYSFFARYLEIFDEVNVAIRISEIEENCNIYPNLCSGPNLKFLPIPDFHGLKGYIKNFYLVNKAIRSFCNDCNCAIIRIPSAVGFQFASNIRRKMPYALEVVVDPWDFAAPGMLKSKFRPLIRVLWTHKLKKLCKDANGVSYVTKFALQNRYPSKAKLNKESLQYFESYYSSANIKEDFFMKPKIYPSNQSNFQIIHVANAINSFVKGHKELIEVASILKEKGFEVSVKFVGDGELVPQFQEYAKSLSVQDRVFFIGYIPDKETMRKTLRDSDLFVFPTHGEGLPRVLIEAMAVGLPCISTKINGIPELLEEEFMVEVGDVEGLVNKVEYLICNLDVMTKISQNSVYKAQQYREDVLQVRRKDFYEKLRKYCESVIPR; encoded by the coding sequence TTGAGACTTCTTTTAGTTGTTGATAACCATCTCGGGCGTACTAAAGATGGTCGTATATGGAGTAAAGGAATTTATGATTATTCTTTTTTTGCTCGTTATTTAGAGATATTTGATGAGGTAAACGTTGCAATTCGTATAAGTGAGATTGAAGAAAACTGTAATATTTATCCAAATTTGTGCAGTGGGCCAAATCTCAAATTCCTACCTATTCCGGACTTTCACGGATTAAAAGGATACATTAAAAATTTTTATTTGGTAAATAAAGCTATCAGATCATTTTGTAATGATTGTAACTGTGCAATTATTAGGATACCAAGTGCAGTTGGATTTCAATTTGCTTCAAATATACGTAGGAAAATGCCCTATGCTTTAGAGGTAGTAGTAGACCCATGGGATTTTGCAGCTCCTGGAATGTTGAAATCAAAGTTTCGTCCGTTAATTCGTGTACTATGGACACATAAATTAAAAAAATTGTGTAAAGATGCAAATGGAGTGTCATATGTTACAAAGTTTGCTTTACAAAACCGTTACCCGTCTAAAGCAAAATTAAATAAAGAGTCTCTACAGTACTTTGAATCTTACTACTCTTCTGCCAACATTAAAGAAGACTTTTTTATGAAGCCCAAAATATACCCATCTAATCAAAGTAATTTTCAAATTATTCATGTTGCTAATGCAATTAATTCTTTTGTTAAAGGTCATAAGGAATTAATTGAAGTAGCTAGTATTTTAAAAGAAAAAGGATTTGAAGTATCTGTGAAATTTGTTGGTGATGGAGAGCTTGTACCGCAGTTTCAAGAATATGCTAAATCGTTAAGTGTACAAGATAGGGTATTTTTTATTGGATATATACCAGATAAGGAAACAATGAGAAAAACTTTGAGAGATAGTGATTTATTCGTTTTTCCCACACACGGAGAAGGTTTGCCACGTGTATTAATTGAAGCTATGGCTGTTGGTTTACCATGTATCTCTACTAAGATTAACGGTATCCCAGAATTATTAGAAGAAGAGTTTATGGTGGAAGTAGGAGATGTAGAGGGATTAGTTAATAAAGTAGAATATTTAATATGTAACTTGGACGTAATGACTAAAATAAGTCAGAATTCAGTATATAAGGCTCAGCAGTATAGAGAAGACGTGCTTCAAGTGAGGAGAAAAGATTTTTATGAAAAATTAAGAAAATACTGTGAGAGTGTTATACCCAGGTAG
- the gmd gene encoding GDP-mannose 4,6-dehydratase, whose amino-acid sequence MKKALITGVTGQDGSYLAEFLLEKGYEVHGMIRRSSSYNQERLEDLLTDEEASALSSHSRFHLHYGDVTDSLNVMRIIGDIQPDEIYNLAAQSHVRVSFDMPGYTLDVDAKGTLNILEAVRILGLGEKTRIYQASTSELYGKVQEVPQSETTPFYPRSPYGVAKIYGFWITKNYRESYSMFAVNGILFNHESERRGETFVTRKITLAAARIAQGKQQKLMLGNLDSLRDWGYAKDYVECMWLMLQHDKPEDFVIATGEMHTVREFVELAFKHTGTEIEWTGQGIEEKGINKATGEIIVEVDSKFFRPAEVDQLLGNPAKARMLLGWNPTNTSIEKLVRIMVDEDMKKVYKEDKIKEMFD is encoded by the coding sequence ATGAAGAAAGCATTAATCACAGGAGTAACCGGCCAGGACGGTTCCTATTTAGCAGAATTTCTGCTGGAAAAAGGATACGAAGTTCACGGAATGATCCGCAGAAGCTCTTCCTACAACCAGGAGCGGCTGGAGGATTTGCTGACAGATGAAGAAGCCAGTGCCTTATCTAGTCATTCAAGATTTCATTTGCACTACGGGGATGTTACCGATTCATTGAATGTTATGCGCATCATCGGGGACATTCAGCCGGACGAAATCTATAACCTTGCTGCCCAGTCTCACGTCCGCGTTTCCTTTGACATGCCCGGCTACACACTGGATGTCGATGCGAAAGGAACACTCAACATACTAGAAGCGGTCCGCATTCTCGGATTAGGGGAGAAAACACGCATTTACCAGGCCTCTACATCCGAGCTGTACGGCAAAGTCCAGGAAGTACCGCAGTCCGAAACCACTCCATTCTATCCAAGGTCTCCATACGGAGTTGCCAAAATCTACGGGTTCTGGATCACCAAAAACTATCGGGAATCCTACAGCATGTTCGCCGTCAACGGCATTCTCTTCAACCACGAATCCGAGCGCCGCGGGGAAACATTTGTCACCCGTAAAATCACACTAGCCGCAGCCCGAATCGCACAGGGCAAACAGCAAAAACTCATGCTCGGAAATCTAGACTCCCTGCGTGACTGGGGCTATGCAAAAGACTATGTAGAATGCATGTGGCTCATGCTGCAGCACGACAAACCGGAAGACTTTGTTATCGCTACAGGGGAAATGCACACCGTCCGAGAATTCGTGGAACTCGCATTTAAACACACAGGCACAGAAATCGAATGGACTGGTCAAGGTATAGAAGAAAAAGGAATCAATAAAGCGACAGGTGAAATCATTGTCGAAGTGGATTCGAAATTCTTCCGTCCGGCGGAGGTGGACCAGTTATTAGGTAATCCTGCAAAAGCAAGAATGCTGCTAGGCTGGAATCCTACGAACACTTCTATTGAAAAATTGGTGAGAATTATGGTTGATGAGGATATGAAGAAAGTTTATAAGGAAGATAAAATTAAGGAGATGTTTGATTAA
- a CDS encoding GDP-L-fucose synthase — MKEISKIYVAGHRGLVGSAIVRRLKKEGFDNLLVKTSTELDLRNKALVDKFFEFEKPEYVFLAAAKVGGIVANNEYPADFIRDNLLIQTNVIDAAYRNSAEKLLFLGSTCIYPKMASQPLKEEYLLTGELEPTNEPYAIAKIAGIKMCQSYNRQYGTKYISVMPTNLYGEEDNFDLHTSHVLPALIRKFHEAKEQNAPHVEVWGTGSPKREFLYSDDLADACLYLMKQYEGNEIVNVGVGEDISIKELANLVKETVGYSGDIQFNTSKPDGTPRKLVDVTKLNALGWKAKTPLNEGLNKAYQWFLNNELTKTV, encoded by the coding sequence ATGAAAGAGATATCTAAAATTTATGTTGCTGGACATAGGGGACTTGTGGGATCAGCAATTGTTAGAAGGCTGAAAAAAGAGGGTTTCGATAATCTTCTAGTAAAAACAAGTACAGAGCTGGATTTACGGAACAAAGCATTGGTAGATAAATTTTTTGAATTCGAAAAACCTGAATATGTATTTTTAGCGGCAGCGAAGGTAGGCGGAATCGTCGCAAATAATGAGTACCCAGCCGATTTTATCCGCGACAACCTGCTCATTCAGACGAATGTCATTGATGCAGCCTATCGAAACAGCGCAGAAAAGCTTCTTTTCCTTGGAAGCACCTGCATCTACCCGAAAATGGCTTCGCAGCCATTAAAGGAAGAATACCTATTGACAGGAGAACTCGAGCCAACAAATGAGCCGTATGCGATTGCGAAGATCGCGGGAATAAAAATGTGCCAATCGTACAACCGGCAGTATGGAACGAAATACATCTCCGTCATGCCGACCAATCTATACGGTGAAGAAGACAACTTTGACCTTCACACCTCCCATGTTCTTCCCGCCCTTATCCGTAAATTTCACGAGGCAAAGGAACAGAACGCTCCTCACGTTGAGGTGTGGGGAACCGGGTCGCCCAAAAGAGAATTCCTGTATTCCGATGATCTCGCCGATGCGTGTCTATATTTAATGAAGCAATACGAAGGAAACGAAATCGTCAATGTCGGCGTCGGGGAGGATATCTCGATAAAAGAACTGGCGAATCTCGTAAAAGAAACGGTTGGATACAGCGGTGATATTCAATTTAACACCTCCAAACCGGACGGAACCCCAAGAAAGCTTGTCGACGTAACCAAGCTGAATGCACTCGGATGGAAAGCAAAAACTCCTTTGAACGAAGGGCTAAACAAGGCCTACCAATGGTTCCTGAATAACGAGCTAACGAAAACCGTATAA
- a CDS encoding sugar transferase, whose amino-acid sequence MKNQSKGRVFLFNSIKRLMDITGSLIGLIVAIPIFIVIILFYQLKENKGPIFFSQNRIGRNGKKFKIYKFRSMVVDAEEKLKSNLTLYEKYIRNNYKLEPNEDPRITKLGLFLRKTSLDEIPQLLNVLKGEMSLVGPRPVVEEELQEYQEQTSLFLSVKPGVTGYWQTCGRSNVSYPERVNIELYYVFNKSIKLDVVILIKTVFVVVLRRGAY is encoded by the coding sequence ATAAAAAATCAGTCTAAAGGAAGAGTTTTTTTATTTAATAGTATTAAACGATTGATGGATATTACTGGATCGTTGATTGGATTAATAGTTGCTATCCCTATTTTTATTGTAATTATATTATTTTATCAATTGAAAGAGAATAAAGGTCCAATTTTTTTTAGCCAAAACCGAATTGGAAGAAACGGCAAGAAGTTTAAGATTTACAAATTTAGATCCATGGTAGTCGATGCAGAAGAAAAATTAAAATCAAATCTAACATTGTATGAAAAATATATTCGTAACAACTATAAGCTTGAACCGAATGAAGATCCAAGAATAACAAAATTAGGTCTGTTTTTGCGAAAGACAAGTCTAGATGAAATTCCTCAGTTATTAAATGTTCTGAAGGGAGAAATGAGTTTAGTGGGTCCTAGACCTGTAGTAGAAGAGGAATTACAAGAATACCAAGAACAGACTTCATTATTTTTATCTGTTAAACCTGGAGTCACGGGATACTGGCAAACTTGCGGGAGAAGTAATGTGAGCTATCCAGAGAGAGTAAATATTGAACTCTATTATGTTTTTAACAAAAGCATAAAACTCGATGTAGTCATTCTAATAAAGACTGTATTTGTAGTGGTATTGAGAAGAGGAGCATATTAA
- the galU gene encoding UTP--glucose-1-phosphate uridylyltransferase GalU: MKKVRKAIIPAAGLGTRFLPATKAMPKEMLPIVDKPTIQYIVEEAVASGIEDIIIVTGKGKRAIEDHFDYAPELEENLSQKGKTELLDKVRYSSNLANITYIRQKEPKGLGHAVWCARSFIGDEPFAVLLGDDIVQSDTPCLRQLIDQYDQTHGSIIGVQEVQPHHTHRYGIIDPISREDRLYRVNTFVEKPKPGTAPSNLAIMGRYILTPEIFSILENQETGAGGEIQLTDAIQQLNEYQNVFAYDFQGERFDVGETLGFIETTLRFALKDTNIKPHLLKIFENILTEEKINI; the protein is encoded by the coding sequence TTGAAAAAAGTGAGAAAAGCGATTATCCCGGCAGCGGGTCTCGGCACACGGTTCCTGCCTGCCACAAAGGCGATGCCGAAAGAAATGCTTCCAATCGTCGATAAACCAACCATCCAATACATAGTAGAAGAAGCGGTCGCATCCGGGATTGAAGACATCATCATTGTCACCGGAAAAGGGAAGCGCGCCATTGAGGATCACTTTGATTATGCGCCGGAGCTTGAGGAAAACTTAAGCCAGAAAGGCAAAACGGAACTTCTGGATAAAGTCCGCTATTCATCCAATCTCGCAAACATCACGTACATCCGCCAGAAAGAACCAAAGGGGCTCGGTCACGCTGTATGGTGTGCACGGAGCTTTATCGGGGATGAACCATTTGCCGTTCTGCTTGGAGACGACATCGTTCAGTCCGATACCCCTTGTCTCCGCCAGCTCATCGATCAGTATGATCAAACGCATGGCTCGATTATTGGTGTACAGGAAGTCCAACCGCATCATACCCATCGGTACGGAATCATCGATCCAATTTCTAGGGAAGACAGGCTTTACCGGGTCAACACCTTTGTGGAAAAACCAAAGCCGGGCACCGCGCCTTCCAATCTCGCCATCATGGGACGGTACATCCTGACGCCGGAAATCTTCAGCATCCTGGAAAATCAGGAAACAGGCGCCGGCGGGGAAATTCAACTTACAGATGCGATTCAGCAGCTGAATGAGTACCAGAATGTATTTGCCTATGATTTTCAAGGCGAACGGTTTGATGTGGGGGAAACGTTAGGTTTTATTGAGACTACTCTAAGGTTTGCACTAAAAGATACGAATATTAAGCCTCACTTGTTAAAGATTTTTGAAAATATATTAACTGAAGAAAAAATCAATATATAA
- a CDS encoding CpsD/CapB family tyrosine-protein kinase, producing MQREVNPLALKRKEKLQSRRLISLLKPKSTIAEEYRTIRTNIQFSSIEKDIRTAIVTSSGPEEGKSTTIANLAIVFAQQGKKVLLVDADLRRPTMHLTFSLDNRTGVTNVLTRQATLQQGVRHTEQENLDVLPSGPIPPNPSELLASKMMKTVLEEALTIYDLILFDTPPVLAVTDAQVLANLVDGAILVTDRGKTQIEHAKKAKEQLQNAQAKLLGVILNNKKRNKSKYEYYYGVK from the coding sequence ATGCAGCGAGAGGTGAATCCATTGGCTCTTAAACGAAAAGAAAAGCTTCAGTCCCGCCGGCTGATTTCCCTTCTGAAGCCTAAGTCAACCATAGCCGAAGAATACCGGACGATCCGGACGAATATCCAGTTTTCAAGCATTGAGAAAGACATCCGGACGGCAATCGTGACGTCATCGGGTCCTGAGGAAGGAAAGTCAACGACCATTGCCAATCTGGCCATCGTCTTCGCCCAGCAGGGGAAAAAAGTGCTTCTCGTGGATGCGGATCTTCGCCGGCCAACGATGCATTTGACCTTCAGCCTGGATAACCGGACCGGTGTGACGAACGTTTTGACAAGACAGGCTACTCTTCAGCAGGGAGTGCGGCATACCGAACAGGAAAATCTCGACGTGCTTCCGAGCGGTCCAATTCCTCCGAATCCGTCCGAGCTTCTCGCCTCTAAAATGATGAAAACCGTCCTGGAAGAAGCTTTGACCATCTATGATCTCATTCTTTTTGATACCCCGCCGGTGCTCGCGGTGACCGATGCGCAGGTCCTGGCCAACCTGGTCGACGGCGCCATTCTCGTAACAGACCGGGGCAAAACGCAGATCGAGCATGCCAAAAAGGCGAAAGAACAGCTTCAAAATGCACAGGCCAAGCTGCTTGGTGTGATCCTGAATAATAAGAAAAGAAACAAATCTAAATACGAGTACTACTACGGAGTCAAATAG
- a CDS encoding Wzz/FepE/Etk N-terminal domain-containing protein, giving the protein MEETISLKELFQTLRKRLVLILAITFIATGASGIISYFYLTPVYEGSAQMLVNQSKNVSQLYNYNELQTNVQLINTYSVIIKNPAIIDEVKNRLNLDVSSADLTNQITVASEQNSQIITVTVKDSDPKRAADIANSVSTVFQSEIKNIMKVDNVRILSDAKINPAPVAPKKAMNVAIAFVVGLMAGVGLAFLLEYLDNTIKTEQDIENMLELPVLGAVTAFPKEKQKKNKADAVQVHAARGESIGS; this is encoded by the coding sequence ATGGAAGAAACGATTAGTTTAAAGGAGCTTTTCCAAACATTACGCAAAAGACTCGTCCTTATTCTGGCGATCACGTTCATTGCAACCGGCGCAAGCGGAATCATCAGTTACTTTTATTTAACTCCCGTCTATGAAGGGTCCGCGCAGATGCTTGTGAATCAATCTAAAAACGTGTCCCAGCTTTACAATTACAACGAGCTCCAAACGAATGTCCAGCTCATCAACACCTACAGTGTCATCATCAAAAACCCGGCCATCATCGATGAAGTGAAGAACCGGCTGAACCTGGATGTATCGAGTGCGGACTTAACGAATCAGATCACGGTGGCAAGCGAGCAGAATTCACAGATAATTACCGTAACCGTAAAGGATTCGGATCCAAAACGGGCAGCGGATATTGCGAATTCGGTGAGCACGGTCTTCCAATCGGAAATTAAGAATATTATGAAGGTCGACAACGTTAGAATTCTTTCAGATGCAAAGATAAACCCTGCTCCTGTTGCTCCGAAAAAGGCTATGAATGTCGCGATAGCCTTCGTGGTCGGGTTAATGGCAGGTGTCGGACTCGCTTTCCTCCTTGAGTACCTGGACAATACGATCAAAACCGAGCAGGACATCGAGAACATGCTTGAGCTTCCGGTTCTCGGAGCCGTCACGGCATTCCCGAAAGAAAAGCAGAAGAAAAATAAAGCTGATGCCGTTCAGGTACATGCAGCGAGAGGTGAATCCATTGGCTCTTAA
- a CDS encoding CpsB/CapC family capsule biosynthesis tyrosine phosphatase, whose amino-acid sequence MIDIHCHILPGADDGASSMLDSLEMARAAALEGITRIVATPHHRNGRYDNEKETVVNSTRMLNGRLREESIPVTIYPGQEVRIYGDLVNDLKNGDILPVNHTEYLLVELPHHHVPQYTSKLFYDLQLQGITPVIVHPERNIEILKKPDILSEFINRGALSQITAASLTGEFGRKIKKRSLDLISNGMAHFIASDAHNVSSRGFALSHAYNVLNKEFGTPYVFFFKENAELMLSGQTIAATPPQRKRTFRSLFKS is encoded by the coding sequence TTGATTGATATTCATTGTCATATCCTGCCGGGAGCAGATGATGGAGCCTCTTCCATGTTGGATTCGCTTGAAATGGCACGGGCAGCAGCGCTTGAAGGAATCACCAGAATTGTCGCCACTCCGCATCATCGAAATGGCCGCTATGACAATGAGAAGGAGACAGTGGTGAACAGCACCCGGATGTTAAACGGCCGATTAAGGGAGGAATCCATTCCAGTTACGATTTACCCAGGCCAGGAAGTACGGATATACGGGGATCTCGTGAACGATCTGAAGAACGGGGACATTCTCCCTGTAAACCATACCGAATATTTGCTTGTTGAACTGCCGCATCACCATGTTCCCCAGTATACATCCAAGCTCTTCTACGATCTTCAGCTGCAGGGAATCACACCGGTGATTGTTCATCCTGAGAGAAATATTGAAATTCTTAAAAAGCCGGACATCCTAAGCGAATTCATCAATAGAGGGGCCCTTAGTCAAATCACAGCCGCCAGCCTAACCGGTGAATTCGGAAGAAAAATAAAAAAACGTTCTCTCGACCTCATCTCAAACGGCATGGCCCACTTCATCGCATCTGACGCACACAACGTCAGCAGCAGAGGTTTTGCCCTTTCGCATGCCTACAATGTGCTCAATAAAGAATTCGGGACCCCGTATGTGTTCTTTTTTAAAGAAAATGCCGAGCTGATGCTCAGCGGGCAGACTATTGCAGCCACCCCGCCTCAGCGAAAACGAACGTTTAGGAGTCTATTCAAATCATGA
- a CDS encoding SWIM zinc finger family protein, producing MLMRDLDKERVLLTAERLRTILSPADEEDRNLVKKGLILYRQGSVYNVNVSAERLTAKVQDVSPASITLDLDFVQASSCSCPADGFCRHLMAAFLYVYASVDRIGTFVDAWKDDRAAHVLSQMRRASELLNREFVLKEDSLESWHELFEREYEALQVKTMQGLYHQFFFKLKQKAPKKLELKRLFVIHLAIVTITRMLASYNRTKVKDPSLNHMAMVYVNHMANAIETELEEMKRYATPFALDPLLGASADYFRKLLEAPDPFYSTALDLYKLLWSGLMNRPKWLEMERKAFEAKQEDAVITAKDLMGMLHIDFLLKKDDAVLDYLKDGNIRLFPSSFLWLEEMMAKKQWDRLEKWLPYVMELSPQYVEADLPRKEIRNGAAFLLDVVGAYARAAKKDDLYEEACRTLLPYSYNEYENMLALDERYYEWAELNMLLGYPVYEVEERFLKEAEKAEPEAVLSLYKQTIYLEMEIRNRDSYKRAVRLLKKVKRLYKKMKSEEEWEDYLDMLQERYKRLRAFREELVKGKLIDG from the coding sequence TTGCTTATGCGAGACCTTGATAAGGAGCGCGTTCTGCTTACGGCGGAACGGCTGCGGACGATCTTAAGTCCGGCTGATGAAGAGGACCGGAACCTTGTGAAAAAAGGGCTGATTCTGTACCGTCAGGGAAGTGTCTATAATGTGAACGTTTCCGCTGAACGGTTAACGGCAAAAGTACAGGATGTGTCTCCTGCTTCGATTACCCTTGATTTGGATTTCGTCCAGGCCAGTTCCTGCTCTTGTCCTGCAGACGGTTTTTGCCGGCATTTAATGGCCGCTTTTTTATATGTATATGCAAGTGTAGACCGCATCGGAACGTTTGTGGACGCCTGGAAAGACGATCGGGCGGCCCATGTTTTGTCACAGATGCGAAGGGCGAGCGAGCTGTTGAACCGGGAGTTCGTTTTAAAGGAGGACTCGCTCGAAAGCTGGCACGAATTATTCGAACGGGAGTATGAGGCGCTGCAGGTGAAAACGATGCAGGGACTCTATCATCAGTTCTTTTTTAAATTAAAGCAAAAAGCCCCGAAGAAGCTGGAGCTGAAAAGACTGTTCGTCATTCACCTGGCGATTGTCACGATTACCCGGATGCTCGCTTCCTATAACCGGACAAAGGTGAAGGACCCGTCCCTGAATCATATGGCGATGGTGTATGTAAACCATATGGCGAATGCAATTGAGACGGAGCTTGAGGAAATGAAGCGGTATGCAACGCCGTTTGCGCTCGACCCGCTGCTCGGGGCAAGCGCGGACTATTTCCGAAAGCTTCTGGAGGCCCCGGATCCTTTCTATTCCACTGCGCTCGATCTTTACAAGCTGCTCTGGTCGGGGCTCATGAACCGGCCGAAGTGGCTGGAGATGGAACGGAAGGCCTTTGAAGCCAAGCAAGAGGATGCCGTGATCACGGCGAAGGATTTAATGGGGATGCTGCATATCGATTTCCTTTTGAAAAAGGATGATGCGGTCCTCGATTATTTGAAAGACGGCAACATCCGCCTCTTCCCTTCTTCTTTTTTATGGCTGGAGGAAATGATGGCGAAAAAACAGTGGGACCGTCTCGAAAAATGGCTTCCGTATGTGATGGAGCTGAGTCCCCAGTATGTTGAGGCCGATTTGCCAAGAAAAGAAATCCGGAACGGCGCGGCGTTTTTGCTAGATGTGGTCGGGGCGTACGCCCGCGCTGCCAAGAAGGATGATTTATACGAAGAGGCATGCCGGACACTGCTTCCGTATAGTTATAATGAGTACGAAAATATGCTCGCGCTCGATGAACGGTATTATGAGTGGGCGGAGCTGAATATGCTCCTTGGGTACCCGGTTTACGAGGTGGAGGAGCGGTTTCTGAAGGAAGCGGAGAAGGCGGAGCCGGAAGCGGTGCTTTCTTTGTATAAGCAGACGATTTACCTTGAGATGGAGATTCGGAACCGCGACAGCTACAAACGGGCGGTCCGATTGTTGAAAAAGGTAAAGCGCCTTTATAAGAAGATGAAAAGTGAGGAAGAATGGGAAGACTACTTGGATATGCTCCAGGAACGGTACAAGCGGCTGCGGGCATTCCGGGAAGAATTGGTGAAGGGAAAGTTGATTGATGGATAG